The following coding sequences lie in one Spirosoma sp. KUDC1026 genomic window:
- a CDS encoding Rpn family recombination-promoting nuclease/putative transposase, giving the protein METGIYIPIISDYGFKATFGNEADSLFLRTALQALIKSETPIREVHFDKNAFEALTIDSRSGIFDLACTDENGSQFIVEMQLGFAPHFVQRMKFYALHKFNTVVERGEFDYANLPKIYAIAILAKSILPTAHFHTVANLRSETGEIIDTQMTFITVELAKFNKQVAEIETDLEKLVYTMKTLHTTEPTQYPAFWNEEWLKRAIDELDTRKMTPEERAYFARVTAANAEAVKAEKQKIREAVEQKETEAVTKALKGGKLTIEEIAEYIGTSIDFVLEVQRSISRNS; this is encoded by the coding sequence ATGGAGACCGGTATTTATATTCCCATCATTTCCGATTACGGATTCAAAGCAACCTTTGGCAACGAAGCTGACAGCTTATTTCTACGCACGGCCTTGCAGGCACTGATCAAATCAGAGACGCCCATTCGAGAAGTGCATTTTGATAAGAATGCGTTTGAAGCGCTGACCATTGACAGCCGGAGCGGCATTTTTGATTTAGCCTGTACCGATGAAAATGGCAGTCAGTTCATTGTGGAAATGCAGTTAGGATTCGCTCCGCATTTTGTTCAGCGGATGAAGTTTTATGCCTTGCATAAATTCAATACGGTAGTAGAACGGGGTGAGTTTGATTATGCCAATTTGCCCAAAATCTATGCCATCGCCATTTTGGCGAAGAGCATTTTACCAACCGCTCATTTTCATACGGTTGCCAATCTACGGAGCGAAACAGGTGAAATCATTGACACTCAGATGACGTTTATTACGGTAGAATTGGCTAAGTTTAACAAACAAGTGGCTGAGATAGAGACCGATTTAGAGAAACTGGTTTACACCATGAAAACGCTCCATACGACCGAACCAACACAATATCCAGCTTTTTGGAATGAGGAATGGCTTAAACGTGCCATTGACGAATTGGACACTCGGAAGATGACTCCAGAAGAACGAGCGTATTTTGCTCGTGTAACAGCAGCCAACGCAGAAGCGGTAAAAGCAGAAAAGCAAAAGATTCGAGAAGCTGTTGAGCAAAAGGAAACCGAAGCCGTAACTAAAGCGCTCAAAGGCGGAAAGCTTACTATAGAGGAGATTGCAGAATACATCGGTACTTCTATTGATTTCGTACTCGAAGTCCAGCGAAGCATTAGCAGAAACTCGTAA